The nucleotide sequence TCAGAAAAACTCAGTATTTCTTCAACAGTAAGAACCTGGAATTTTCTGATTTCTATATTGAGGACTATGAATATATGAAAAAAATTGGAATTATTACGGGAGCATCTTCCGGAATGGGAAGAGAATTCGTAAGAGTTGCAGCAACAAAACTCAGTTCTTTGGATGAATTGTGGGTCATAGCCAGACGAGGAGACAGACTTGCTTCAATAAGGAGAACTTTTGGCAGCAGGATACGTCCTATAGAGCTGGATCTTTCTGATGAAAATAAAATAAGCTCACTTGCAGCAATGCTTGAAAATGAGCAGCCTGACGTTAGACTGCTGATTAACAGTGCAGGTCTCGGAATTATCGGAAAGGTTGAAGAAGTCAGCAGTGAAGAGACTATGAATATGGTCAGGGTAAATGTTGATGCATTGACTTATTTATGCTCTGTTGTGATACCGTATATGAGAAGGGGATCACATATCATAAATATGGCTTCAAGCGCAGCATTTCTTCCGCAGCCGTCATTTGCTGTTTATGCTGCTTCAAAGTCTTATGTACTTAGTTTTTCCCGGGCATTGAATTCGGAATTGAAGAAAAAAGGAATTCATGTCACTGCAGTGTGTCCTGGACCGGTAAAAACTGAGTTCTTTGATATTGCAGAAAAACACAGAACAATAGCTTTCTATAAAAAACTGGTTATGGCATCACCTTCAAAGGTAGTTAATCTTGCATTCAGGGATGCTGCAAAAAATAAAGAAATTTCTGTATATTCACTGACTATGAAATTATCGCTCTTTATTACTAAAATATTACCGCATTCATTGCTGATTAGGATAATGGGGATCTTTTGATGGAAAAGGGAAATTACGGCTACTTAAATAAGAAGCATAAAACAGCAGCATTGAAAACGGGAGCTTTTTTCGGATTCACATTGCTGCTGGTGCTTTTAGGGAGAGTTTTTTTTAAGCAATATCAGGATGTTTTTATTATTTGTGCGATCATATCTGTGGTGCCTGCCGCAATGACGGCTGTCAATATGATAATGTATCTGCGTTACAGGACCGGACGCAGAGAAGTCTTTGACGAAATTGAGAAGATCAAGGGTGAGATTCCGGTTTTATATGATTGTGTATTTACTACGGAGAAGGAATCTTACGGTACAAATGCGCTGGCAGTTATAAACAAAAATATTATTCTTTATTCAGAATATTCCAATTTTGATCCTGCCGGTCTTGAGAAGCATTTAAATTATATTTCTAAAAAGAATGGCCATAAAAGCTGGACAATAAAGGCTTTTACTGAATTTGAGAAATTTACTGCCAGAATTTCATATCTTAGAGAAAAAGAAATCAAGATTACAAAATCAGATAAAGAAATGTTGGATCTGATCAAGGCAATTGTTTTATGAAAAAATTTACAGTTACAAAAAATGATGAGGGACAGACTCTCTTAAAATACAGTGCAAAAATACTTGCGAAGGCGCCAATGAGTGTTATTCGGAAAGCGCTTAGGAAGAAAAATATAGATCTGAACGGAAAGAAAGCTGATGGAAGTGAGAGCTTAAAGGCCGGGGATGAAATTCAGATATGGTTTTCTGATGAAACTTTTGCAAAATTTATGTCTGTGGCAGATAAACATAAATCATCTGCAAAGGATAATAAAAAAATAAGTGAAAAAGAGTTAAAGTCTTTTGAAAAAAGTATTCTTTATGAGGACGAAAACGTAGTTATTATCAATAAGGCTGCCGGAATACTTACACAGTCTGATGATTCAAACGAAAACTCGTTAAATGATATTTTACTTGCGTATTGTTCGGATTTTTCAAAGATCAGAACATTTAAGCCATCTATATG is from Lachnospiraceae bacterium C1.1 and encodes:
- a CDS encoding SDR family NAD(P)-dependent oxidoreductase, with the translated sequence MKKIGIITGASSGMGREFVRVAATKLSSLDELWVIARRGDRLASIRRTFGSRIRPIELDLSDENKISSLAAMLENEQPDVRLLINSAGLGIIGKVEEVSSEETMNMVRVNVDALTYLCSVVIPYMRRGSHIINMASSAAFLPQPSFAVYAASKSYVLSFSRALNSELKKKGIHVTAVCPGPVKTEFFDIAEKHRTIAFYKKLVMASPSKVVNLAFRDAAKNKEISVYSLTMKLSLFITKILPHSLLIRIMGIF